One window of Candidatus Acidulodesulfobacterium ferriphilum genomic DNA carries:
- a CDS encoding site-specific integrase: MRIYKRGQVYWCEFRLDNKHYQYSCKTKDKEIAKEVASAIHADMIRNRFNIPAKNAGKYIFRDIFKEYIENQNVSIKTKEIRTTAANHFLPVFNNSDIKNISAADLEKYQFIRKLEVLSMPKNTGKREQDISFRLINIEIATLYNLFNYCIKKSYIDKNPAAGIKKLNELSRLKTLSDQDINKLIAGATNKLTRDLITFLIYSGCRKGEALNLKWDDVDLQNDVIAIKGTKTKYDRYVPISKPLKELLKAIEKNQDCLYVFNNSGAKIGNFRKSFMTACKNAGFKDLRIHDLRHVFASKMVMGGTSLYITGELLGHRTTQMTKRYSHLVPETLRKAVDDVWGKDDKKG; this comes from the coding sequence ATGAGAATTTACAAACGCGGACAGGTTTACTGGTGCGAGTTCAGGCTTGACAATAAGCATTATCAATATTCCTGCAAAACCAAAGATAAAGAAATAGCAAAAGAAGTGGCGTCCGCCATTCATGCCGATATGATAAGAAACAGGTTTAATATACCGGCTAAAAATGCGGGCAAATATATCTTTCGTGATATTTTCAAAGAATATATCGAAAATCAAAACGTTTCTATAAAGACTAAAGAAATAAGAACTACCGCCGCTAATCATTTCTTGCCGGTATTTAATAATTCGGATATTAAAAATATTTCCGCCGCCGATTTAGAGAAATACCAGTTTATAAGAAAACTTGAAGTATTATCTATGCCAAAAAATACAGGCAAAAGAGAACAGGATATAAGTTTCAGGTTAATTAATATCGAAATTGCTACGCTGTATAATTTATTCAATTATTGCATCAAGAAAAGTTATATCGATAAGAACCCGGCGGCTGGCATTAAAAAACTCAACGAACTATCCCGCCTGAAAACTTTATCCGACCAAGATATTAATAAACTTATCGCCGGAGCTACGAATAAACTTACAAGGGATTTAATAACTTTTCTTATTTATAGCGGCTGCCGCAAAGGCGAAGCATTAAATCTTAAATGGGACGACGTGGACTTGCAGAACGACGTAATAGCGATTAAGGGGACCAAAACGAAATACGACCGCTATGTTCCTATAAGCAAGCCGCTGAAAGAGCTGTTAAAGGCGATAGAGAAAAATCAAGACTGTTTATATGTATTTAATAATAGCGGGGCCAAAATCGGCAATTTCAGAAAATCGTTTATGACCGCCTGCAAGAACGCAGGATTCAAAGATTTAAGAATCCATGATTTGCGGCACGTTTTCGCTTCAAAAATGGTAATGGGCGGGACGAGCCTTTATATTACGGGCGAGCTATTGGGACACAGGACCACGCAGATGACGAAACGGTATAGCCATTTGGTACCGGAGACGCTTAGGAAAGCGGTTGACGATGTGTGGGGTAAGGACGATAAAAAAGGTTAA
- a CDS encoding tetratricopeptide repeat protein, whose product MLKKILFLSLLILLTFSVKSYASPYSVNECFDHISAQAFKTARSWGIRAVDNHPKSFYAHLCLGEADVHLGLYKPALYDFKRAIPLANDKNRLDLVYNWIGLTFDSVGDEKDALMYDFRSLKLARELNDTSGESADIGNIASIYKNEGKYKKSLLYDKKSLALRQTKKGKAISYNNIAMVYAEMNNYPEAIRYEAKALNLNESIGDYYGTASDFLNLGWLNTLDKNYIPAKKYILKGLLMEKKIGNKEWTGVGYKYLGRLYRNKGNNKRSLAYYEKAYKMFIISGDSSGAQHCLSMINKIKGNIQTQVKNNIIYACFNDLIKHSYKLALIAGKRAVNNYPKSFHAYFCYGRAFHGLKNYSSAIKEFKKAVPFAANNANQAQIYNWIGGDYARIKNYKEGLFYLNKSLTLAKKLHNINDEIGDLWFIKTIYSNEKNYKKDIYYSKQYASLLKDKKSLSHEYNVIGILYFDISNYPKSIDYDKKAFIIDSGIKNYAGASMNILNAGYSYIKLKKYNEAKKYIINGMSLAKKAGNKKDVDYDLAYGYQNLGYLYKHLKNDKKSVIYYSKAYNLYKDAKDVSGAKYCLSLENKIKGENKETNLANSVYAYKYVNSIINVKRGKPNYIMIISNGNNRIVKKPVNQIEKLFVYVVNSSFNGRYVSYSYKLTDEANVDKAIYVVKKLFAKNGKVAIFEWFNRLHKIQPAYIDIKINARGRSTDGVINIPPDAFCNFKKITYLGTNLIKNIKYNKKCASLEINVMGGIQIFTYRNQSIFTYGSNGVLLNMFDSGLSSPILINQAEVNSFIKKLKNSF is encoded by the coding sequence ATGTTGAAAAAAATCTTATTTTTATCCCTACTTATTTTATTAACCTTTTCGGTTAAATCTTATGCATCTCCTTATTCCGTAAACGAGTGTTTCGACCATATAAGCGCTCAGGCTTTTAAAACGGCAAGGTCTTGGGGAATAAGGGCGGTAGATAACCATCCTAAAAGTTTTTACGCGCATTTATGTCTCGGAGAAGCAGATGTTCATCTCGGCTTATACAAACCCGCGCTTTACGATTTTAAGCGGGCTATTCCCCTTGCAAACGATAAAAATAGGCTTGATTTGGTTTATAACTGGATAGGTTTAACGTTTGACTCGGTCGGGGACGAAAAAGACGCCTTAATGTATGATTTCAGGTCGTTAAAACTTGCAAGAGAACTAAATGATACAAGCGGTGAATCTGCCGATATCGGTAATATCGCTTCAATTTATAAAAACGAAGGCAAATATAAAAAAAGCCTGCTTTACGATAAAAAATCTTTGGCACTGCGTCAAACCAAAAAAGGAAAGGCTATAAGTTATAATAATATAGCAATGGTTTATGCCGAAATGAATAATTATCCCGAAGCTATAAGATACGAGGCTAAAGCTCTAAATTTAAATGAAAGTATAGGCGATTATTACGGAACTGCTTCGGATTTTTTAAATCTCGGCTGGCTAAATACATTAGATAAAAATTATATTCCCGCAAAAAAATATATACTAAAAGGTCTTTTAATGGAGAAAAAAATAGGAAATAAAGAGTGGACTGGGGTAGGATATAAATACTTAGGCAGGCTTTATAGGAATAAAGGAAATAACAAGAGGTCTTTGGCGTATTACGAAAAAGCTTATAAAATGTTTATAATAAGCGGGGACAGTTCGGGTGCCCAGCATTGCCTTTCTATGATAAATAAAATAAAAGGCAATATTCAAACTCAGGTTAAAAACAATATTATTTACGCATGTTTTAACGATTTAATAAAACATAGTTACAAACTTGCCTTAATAGCCGGCAAAAGAGCAGTTAATAATTATCCTAAAAGTTTTCATGCCTATTTTTGCTACGGAAGAGCTTTTCATGGTTTAAAGAATTATTCGTCCGCTATTAAAGAGTTCAAAAAAGCGGTTCCTTTTGCGGCAAACAATGCAAATCAGGCGCAAATCTATAACTGGATAGGCGGAGATTATGCCCGTATTAAAAATTATAAGGAAGGGTTATTTTATTTGAACAAGTCTCTAACACTGGCTAAAAAACTTCACAATATCAATGACGAAATTGGCGATTTATGGTTCATCAAAACAATATATTCTAACGAAAAAAATTATAAAAAAGATATATATTATTCAAAGCAATATGCCTCTTTGCTAAAAGACAAAAAGTCTTTATCTCACGAATATAACGTAATAGGCATTTTGTATTTTGACATTTCAAATTATCCTAAATCGATAGATTACGATAAAAAAGCATTTATTATAGACAGCGGCATAAAAAATTACGCAGGGGCTTCAATGAATATTCTAAATGCGGGATACTCTTATATAAAATTAAAAAAATACAATGAAGCAAAAAAATACATAATCAACGGCATGTCTTTAGCTAAAAAAGCGGGCAATAAAAAAGACGTAGATTATGATTTGGCGTACGGTTATCAGAATTTAGGTTATTTATATAAACATTTGAAAAACGATAAAAAATCCGTTATTTATTATTCTAAAGCTTATAATCTATATAAAGACGCAAAGGATGTATCTGGCGCAAAATATTGCCTTTCCTTGGAAAATAAAATAAAAGGCGAAAATAAAGAGACGAATTTGGCTAACTCCGTTTATGCTTATAAATATGTCAATTCTATAATAAATGTTAAAAGGGGAAAGCCTAATTATATAATGATTATATCCAATGGGAATAACCGAATAGTAAAAAAACCTGTAAATCAGATTGAAAAACTTTTTGTTTATGTTGTGAATAGTTCTTTTAACGGCAGATATGTGTCGTATTCGTATAAGCTCACCGACGAGGCAAATGTCGATAAAGCTATCTACGTCGTAAAGAAATTGTTTGCAAAAAACGGTAAAGTGGCGATTTTTGAATGGTTTAATAGATTACATAAAATTCAGCCAGCCTATATAGACATTAAGATAAATGCAAGAGGAAGAAGCACGGATGGGGTTATCAATATTCCTCCAGACGCATTCTGTAATTTTAAAAAAATAACATATTTAGGAACAAATTTAATTAAAAATATAAAATATAATAAAAAATGCGCATCTTTAGAAATAAACGTAATGGGCGGCATACAAATTTTCACGTACCGAAATCAGTCTATATTTACATACGGGAGTAATGGCGTTCTTTTAAATATGTTTGACTCCGGTTTATCGTCGCCTATCTTAATAAATCAAGCGGAAGTTAATAGCTTTATAAAAAAATTAAAAAATTCATTTTAA
- a CDS encoding glycosyltransferase produces the protein MNSISDYTDIVGNETIEEVQKLASYLNGKIIQNINSTAVGGGVAEILNRMIPLLKELGVDARWDFIKGGEKFFEVTKKIHNSLHGIEEDISASEFKHFIDVTDENLKEMNLYGDIIFIHDPQPIGLIKIKKKPGYKDKKFIWRCHIDLSSANTKTFNFLKKFIEKYDYSVFSSPLFAKKLRIPQILISPSIDPLSDKNKEIPKETINEVLERFKIDPEKKIITQISRFDRLKDPLGVIDVYRLAKKYVDCQLVLAGGGATDDPEGIEVFNEVLAKAGDDKDIHVLNLPPTSNIEINALQRASTVILQKSIKEGFGLTVSESLWKSKPVVASAVGGIPLQITHKYSGLLSRTIEGTAIYVKQLLQNPEYAKQLGKNGHNHVKHNFLITRHLRDYILLFLKTGFKEDTIFL, from the coding sequence ATGAATTCAATAAGCGATTATACCGATATTGTCGGCAATGAAACAATCGAGGAAGTTCAGAAATTAGCATCCTATCTAAACGGCAAGATTATTCAAAATATAAATTCAACGGCTGTCGGCGGCGGCGTTGCCGAAATTCTCAATAGAATGATCCCGCTTTTAAAGGAATTAGGGGTTGATGCAAGATGGGATTTTATAAAAGGCGGAGAAAAATTTTTCGAGGTGACCAAAAAGATCCACAACTCCCTGCACGGAATCGAGGAAGATATTTCTGCAAGCGAGTTTAAACATTTCATAGATGTTACCGATGAAAATTTAAAAGAGATGAATTTATATGGGGATATTATTTTCATACATGACCCTCAACCAATCGGGCTGATTAAAATTAAGAAGAAACCCGGTTATAAAGATAAAAAATTTATCTGGAGATGCCACATAGATTTAAGTTCGGCAAATACAAAAACATTCAATTTTTTAAAAAAATTTATCGAGAAATACGATTATTCGGTTTTTTCATCTCCGCTTTTTGCTAAAAAACTCAGGATACCCCAAATATTAATTTCTCCATCGATAGATCCGTTATCGGATAAAAATAAAGAGATACCGAAAGAAACAATAAACGAGGTTTTAGAAAGATTTAAAATAGATCCGGAGAAAAAAATAATAACCCAAATCTCAAGGTTTGACAGGCTGAAAGACCCGCTTGGAGTAATCGATGTTTACAGGCTTGCAAAAAAATATGTGGATTGCCAGCTTGTTTTGGCAGGCGGAGGGGCAACGGACGACCCTGAGGGGATAGAGGTTTTCAACGAGGTTCTCGCAAAAGCGGGAGACGATAAAGATATTCATGTCTTAAACCTTCCCCCGACAAGTAATATTGAAATTAATGCTTTGCAAAGGGCGTCAACCGTTATATTGCAAAAATCCATAAAGGAAGGCTTCGGCTTAACCGTATCGGAAAGCCTCTGGAAATCAAAACCCGTCGTCGCATCGGCGGTGGGCGGGATACCTCTTCAAATCACGCACAAATACTCAGGTCTTTTATCGAGAACAATAGAGGGAACAGCGATATATGTAAAGCAACTGCTTCAGAATCCCGAATATGCCAAACAATTAGGTAAAAACGGACATAACCATGTAAAGCATAATTTCTTGATCACCCGCCATTTAAGAGATTATATCCTTCTTTTTCTAAAAACCGGATTCAAGGAAGACACAATATTTTTATAA